The Helicobacter fennelliae nucleotide sequence TAAGCCTCTGCTTTGGCAAGTCTTTGGACGAGCTTGTAGCCGATATTGCCCGCGTCCAAATCCGGAAAAATCAGCACATTTGCCTTGCCTGCTACATTTGAGCCTTTGGCTTTTGACGCACCGACACTAGGCACTATCGCCGCATCAAGTTGCAATTCGCCATCGATGAGGAGCGTTGGATCTAGTGCTTTGGCGATATGTGTCGCCTCGATGACTTTATCCACATCGCTATGCTTTGCGCTTCCATAGGTAGAATGACTAAGCATTCCTACGATTGGTTTAGCATTTGTGATCGCTTGAAAGCTTTTGGCTGATGATAGAGCGATATTGGCAAGCTCTTTGGCGTTTGGATTCTGGCAAAGCCCGCAATCCGCAAATAAAAATGTCCCATTGAGCCCATATTCACAATCTGGCACAATCATCATAAAAAATGACGAAACAAGCTTGGAATCACTCGCCGTGCCGATGATTTGCAGCCCACATCGCAACACATCAGAAGTTGCATTTATTGCTCCTGCTACCATACCATCAGCCATTTTAGACTTGATAAGCGCGACCCCAAAGTAAAGTGGATTATGCAAAAGCAAATCTTTTGCTGTGGCAAAATCCATACCTTTATGCCCGCGAAGCTCGACAAAAAGATGCGCAAACTGCTCTATGAGATCTGAAGTGCTTGGATCATAAAAACTCGCTCCTGATAGATTGAGATGAGGGGCAGAATCTTTGATTTTGGCTTGATTGCCTATGAGGATAAGATTTGCAAAGCCTTCTTGCAAAATCACATGCGCGGCTTGCAAAGTGCGTATATCTTGCGTCTCGGGTAAGATGATTGTTTTTTTGTTTTGCTTGGCTTGTTGCTTGATTGTCTCGATAAATCCCATATTTTCACCTCTTTTTGTTTATCTTAAAATAACCAAACTTAATCCATTCCACAATTTGACACACAAATGCAAAAATATGAAAATATGTAACTATAAGGATTCTCCATAGCCATATTTTTCTACGACAAAATCAATATCTTTATCGCCTCTTCCGCTAAGATTGACAAGGATTTTTTTGCCTTTGAGTGTGGGCGCGATTTTGAGCGCATGGGCTAGAGCATGGCTAGATTCTATCGCGGGGATAATGCCTTCTTGCTTGCTAAGATCAAAAAACGCACTTATGGCTTCTTTGTCGCTTATAGTCGCAACTTGCGTGCGTTTGATATGGTGAAGGTAGGCGTGCTCTGGACCAACTGATGGATAATCTAGCCCGCTTGCTATGCTATACACAGGTGCTGGATTATTATCAGAGCTTTTAAGCATAATCGAATTAAATCCATGCATAATGCCCTCACTTCCATAAGTCAGACTTGCTGCGTGATCGCCAAGGGCATCACCCATTCCTAATGGCTCAACACCAATAAGCTCCACTGCATCATCGATAAATCCGCTAAAAATACCCATAGCATTACTTCCTCCGCCAACGCAAGCGATCACAATATCGGGCAATTCGCCTGTCATCTCCAAAAACTGCTCTTTAGATTCTACACCGACAATCGTCTGAAAATCGCGCACCATTTTAGGAAATGGGTGAGGACCTACGACAGAGCCGATTGCATACATGCTATTGATAGGATCTTTGAGATATGCCTCAAACGCAGAATCTACCGCTTCTTTAAGGGTTTTTGCCCCAAAGCTCACAGGCACAACCTTTGCGCCGAGAATCTTCATTCGCACGACATTTGGGTGCTCTTTTGCAATATCAACTTCTCCCATGTGTATCTCGCACTCAAGCCCAAAATATGCTGCTGCCGTGGCAAGCGCGACTCCATGCTGTCCTGCTCCTGTTTCTGCGATGAGCTTTTTTTTGCCCATAAATTTGGCAAGCAAACCCTCGCCCATGCAGTGATTGAGCTTGTGTGCGCCGGTGTGATTAAGATCTTCGCGTTTGAGGTAGATTCCAGCACCGCCGTATTTGTGGGTGAGATTGTGCGCGAAGTAAATTGGCGTGGGACGCCCTTGAAAGTGCTTGCGGATTTTGCGAAGCTCGGCGATAAAGTCGCTATTTTGCGCGATGAGATTATACGCGGTATTAATCTCTTCCATTGCTTTTGCGATATTTTCAGGCACATAGCTTCCACCATACGCGCCAAAAAAGCCTTTTTCATCAGGAAATTGCTTGAGATAGGGTTTGTGATTCATGGTGTGTCCTTTGAGTTTGATTTGAGGAGTAATGATAGCAAAAATAGATTCTAGATTCTCTGCAAAGCAGAATCTAAATCCTTACAATATTTCTAATTCCTTCAAAAACTCCATTATTTTGTGCTGATTGGATTCTATACTTAATGATTTGGCATAAAAATGCGATTGCTCTTTATGAAAGAGAATCTGTTTTGGGCTTAATGAGCGGATCGTGCAGGCAAGATGTGAGGGCGTAAAACCCAAAGAAACAACGCCTACTTGATATGTTTGAAGAAATGTTGCGATGGATTGTATTGGGGTTGAGATCACACAAAGCCGACTTTGGATATATTCAAATAGCTTATTTGGCATAGCATTGGCGTTATTGAAGCTATTTGGCTGCAAGCTTAGGATTCCTATATCAAAGCGATTGCAAAATGGAATAATCTCCTGCATAGCAACAGGCGGTAAAATGCGGATATTAGGAACTTTTTTGGCGGTATGTGTAAAATGATCTAATAGCTCTTGATTGTGGCTTACTACCATGAGATTTACCAAAAAATCATCACCCAAAATCTTAGCAAGCTCTATGAGATTATACGAATCCCGATCAATACTAATAAATCCATGATAAATAATTTCTATTGGCTTATGGATTGATGTAGGGCGCATATCAAAAAATGCAGGCAATGAATAATAGATTCTAGAATCTATGCCAAACTCTTGCTTATATCTTTTGGCGATATTTTCACTCACGCACAAGCACAAATTAGCATTTTTGAGATAATTTTGGCACAAAAAATAAAAAAACTGCCCCAAAGTCTCTTGCCATTGTTTGTCCTCATATTCGAGCGGATAAAATTCGCGCAAATCAAGCACAATCTTGCAATGATGAATGGCTTTATACTCGCTTGCAAAGGGCAGAAGCGTAATATCTTCAACAATAAGCAAATCCATCTTTGGCAATGAGCGCAGAATCTCTGTGATATGTAATCGATTTGGTGTGTAAATAAGTGGCGCAAAATTGCGGTGAATGCAGTTGTGGCGCAAAATTTGTTTTTCTTGTTGTGTGCGCGTTGAGGCATTTGTGCGTGGCGGTGGAAAGCTAAAGCTTTGCGTGCCTTTGATATGCGAGCATTCTCTAGCGATGAGAAAAAGATTGCACTTTGTTTTGAGAATCTGCGTCAATGCAAATGGGCGCGGTCGTTTGGCGATGTCAAAATCCGCCATAATAGCAACATTTGGCTTGTTTAGATTCTGGGTTAGATTCTGGGTTAGATTCTGGGTTAGATTTTGTGTTGGTTTTAGATTGCGCGCTAGATTTTTAGAATCTAGATTCTGTATTTGATTTTGCGTTTTGGTAGATTTTGGATTCTGCGCAGATTGTTGTTTTAGATTTTGCTGTTGCTTTGGATTTTGTGCTAGATTCTGATTTGGATTTAGATTCTGCATTGATCGTCTTTTGAAATAAAGCTAAATCCGGTTTTATGAAGCACACAGATTGTTTTGCTTTGGTTGTTTTTGGTGAGGATAATCCGAAGTGGTTGCGTGAGTGGTGTGGCGAGTTTGGAGCAAAAAGGCTCTCCAAATGCGTTAAACAAAATCCTAAAAGTCCCCATCTCTTGGCACGCATCAGGGCTTACAAGGCTGATAGATTCTATGCCATAATATTCATGCAATCGCACATTGATTTCCATATTGTTGCGACATTCTATCGCGACATTGACATTGCTGTATCCTGAGAGGCATTTTTTGTTTTGTCCATTGATAGCGATAATATCGCCGGGCATTGGCTGATTATCTCTATCTGTCGTGGCTGAAGTTCTTGGCGTATCAAAAAATATACTATAACTATTGAACGTGTAGATTCCGCTTTGGTGGAATTGGATTTGCCAGAAATTTTTATCATCAAGCAGTTTTTGGGCGTTGATTGATGGGTGCATAGAAGTGAGGAAGTTCGTCTGCCCTAAAGTGTAGAATCTAAGCGAGTCATTGAGGGCTAAATGCTGTGTGTAGCGAATGTGCGCGAGCAAAGATGAGGCAGCCATATGAAGCGAGATATTAAGCTTTGGAATCCCAAACCCAAAAACAATCCCAGCAAGCACAATCACAAAAACAAATTCTAATACACTAAATGCAGCGCACATCTTTATCTCTCAAGCTTTTGGCAATGCTGTAAATATCTAAATAAGCCCATTTAATATCCTGATTTATGCTAATTTATGCTAAATGCGACAAGCATTATTTTTGACTAATGTATATCGCGCCACTACTACGCCTAGATATTTGATTGTGATTGTCTCTCCTTTGTGCTTTGTTTGGTGCTTTGTATCACTATATAAGCAGTATGTATTTCCAGCATTGATTCCATAAAAATTAAGTCGCAGCGCAAGCTTGTGATCTTGAATTTTTATGCCATTGATGTTTGAAGATAGAAGAATATGCGCGAGATCTTTGGCGATATAATAATTTGAAGCAAAGTTTGGCTTTGGGCTAAAAAGATAGGTGAGTTTATTACCAAAAATCATAAATGTCTCAAGGCAAAGCACACCACAAATGATAAAGATTCTGACCTTAAACTTTAAGCGATAGATTTTGAGCCTTACGCGCATATTATTAAAAAAATCAAACACCATAATTGGCAAGCCAACCACACACAAAGGCGCAAAATTCATAATATTGATTTCTTGACGAAATGACAGCAAAAGTGTGAGGATAAGCCCTGATACAGAAATATATATCATCAATGTATCATCTTTTCTACGCGCAACTCCAGCATAAAGCGCATAAATATAATAAAGAAACAAAAAAGGCGAAAATAACATCGCCAACTCACCTAGCGCATCAAGAAAATGCGCGCTTGGAGTCCCGCCAATATCGCTAGAATACGCAAACATATTGATCCCAAAGCCGACAATGCAAGCGATAAATGTTTTTGTCTTTTTGTGTCGTATCGCATAGATTCCAAGAGCGATAAATAGCACGCTTAGGGCGAGATTAAGAAGTCCGCCTGCAAAGATAAGAATATATGGAATCCGCTTATAGCGCAAATGGATATAGCATATCAGCAAAAGCATAAAAATAATAAATCCACTCTCATAAAGCAAAATCGCACTAAAATTAATTCCGGGCAAAAGCATGTATATCGCGACCAAAAACAAACTATCGCTTGGCTTTTTGAGATACAATCTGCCAATCATATAAAGCAAAATCACATTACAGCAATGGATAGCAATGCAACTTCCTCGCAAGCTATAATCATTTGCTCCAAATATTTCAGTTACAAAATCAATCCACCAAAACAAAAGCGAAGATGGAAACAAAAGCTTCTCGCTTTCTTTGAAGCTAATTGAGATTTCTGATACCATAAATAAAAGACTTAAGATATTGATACTAAGCAAAATCACAAACCACACATCAATGATTGTAAATTTGCGCTTTGTGTGCGAGTGCTTTTCAAGCCATATCGCAAGGCGGAGTTGCAGATATGAGCGAAGAGAATCTTTAGAGTATTTCTTTGAAGTCATATCCGTTTGCCTTAAGTTCTTGGCGGATTTGTTTTTGATGAGATTCTCCTTTTGTCTCAAGGGCGATAATCACATACGCATCACCATAAGCAAGGCTTGCTGAAGTGCGATCAAAATCGATTTGGACGATGTTTGCATCGACTTTGGTTAAGATGTTTGTAAGAGATTGTAATGAGCCTGCTTTATCGACAAGCACGACTTGAAAATGCATTCTTCTATGTGATTTGATAAGCCCTTTTTGAATGATTAGATTAAGCATTGTTACATCGATATTGCCACCACTAAGCACGACTCCGACTTTATCATTGGGCTTTAGTGGCAGTTTGTTATGCATAAGTGCAGCAATCCCTGTGGCTCCGGCACCTTCAACGACAAGCTTTTGATTTTCAAGCAGATACAAAATAGCTGAAGCTATCTCCTCATCATCAACTTCAATAATCGCATCAACTCCTTCACAAATGTAGCTAAAATTCAGCACATTGACATCTCGAACGGCGATTCCATCAGCGATTGTGCGGACAGACTTTGCATTGTGGATTTGCTTTGAATAAAAGCTCTCTCGCATTGCTGGCGCGCCTTTTGCGGTTATGCCGATAATTTTTGTATGTGGTTTTAGGGCTTTGTAGGCTGAGAGGATTCCGCTTATAAGCCCACCACCACCAATAGGCACAAGCACATAATCCAAATCCTGATCCTCTATCATCTCTAGGGCGATTGTGCCTTGTCCGGCGATGACTTCCTCATCAGCAAATGGGTGGATAAAGCTAAGATTGCGCTCTTTGGCAATTTGCGCGGCTTTAGCGTAGGATTCATCATAATTATCGCCATGTAGCACAACTTCTGCGCCTAGTGATTTCGTCGAGAGGACTTTAAGTAGGGGCGTTGCTTCCGGCATGACAATGATTGCTGGAATCTGAAAATATGACGCCGAATACGCCACGCCTTGTGCGTGATTACCGGCACTTGCAGCGATTACACCATTGGCTCTTAGCTTTTTGTCCATTGAGGCGATTTTGTTAAACGCCCCGCGGATTTTAAATGCGCCTGTGCGCTGGAGATTTTCTTTTTTGAGATAGATATTTGTCTGAAGTAATGAGCTAAGTCTAGGCGCAAATGAAAGCGGAATGTATTCGATAATAGGCGCGATCGTTTGCCTTGCTTCTTGGATTTTTTGCAATGGTAACATTTTGTCATATCCTTTGGGATTCTTGATATTTTTAAGATTTTAAATATTGCCAAAAATTGTAATGTGTTAAGCTTAAAAAAAATTGAGAAGTAAGATTAATGTTTAGATTCTAGGATTCTAAAAGTGGGTTCTTATAGATTGCCACAGCCCTGAAGGGCTTCGCAATGACGACAAAAACGACAGATTCTA carries:
- the pta gene encoding phosphate acetyltransferase — its product is MGFIETIKQQAKQNKKTIILPETQDIRTLQAAHVILQEGFANLILIGNQAKIKDSAPHLNLSGASFYDPSTSDLIEQFAHLFVELRGHKGMDFATAKDLLLHNPLYFGVALIKSKMADGMVAGAINATSDVLRCGLQIIGTASDSKLVSSFFMMIVPDCEYGLNGTFLFADCGLCQNPNAKELANIALSSAKSFQAITNAKPIVGMLSHSTYGSAKHSDVDKVIEATHIAKALDPTLLIDGELQLDAAIVPSVGASKAKGSNVAGKANVLIFPDLDAGNIGYKLVQRLAKAEAYGPITQGMAAPINDLSRGCSFEDIVGVVAITALQAQNNPQ
- the trpB gene encoding tryptophan synthase subunit beta, which codes for MNHKPYLKQFPDEKGFFGAYGGSYVPENIAKAMEEINTAYNLIAQNSDFIAELRKIRKHFQGRPTPIYFAHNLTHKYGGAGIYLKREDLNHTGAHKLNHCMGEGLLAKFMGKKKLIAETGAGQHGVALATAAAYFGLECEIHMGEVDIAKEHPNVVRMKILGAKVVPVSFGAKTLKEAVDSAFEAYLKDPINSMYAIGSVVGPHPFPKMVRDFQTIVGVESKEQFLEMTGELPDIVIACVGGGSNAMGIFSGFIDDAVELIGVEPLGMGDALGDHAASLTYGSEGIMHGFNSIMLKSSDNNPAPVYSIASGLDYPSVGPEHAYLHHIKRTQVATISDKEAISAFFDLSKQEGIIPAIESSHALAHALKIAPTLKGKKILVNLSGRGDKDIDFVVEKYGYGESL
- a CDS encoding pilus assembly FimT family protein — its product is MCAAFSVLEFVFVIVLAGIVFGFGIPKLNISLHMAASSLLAHIRYTQHLALNDSLRFYTLGQTNFLTSMHPSINAQKLLDDKNFWQIQFHQSGIYTFNSYSIFFDTPRTSATTDRDNQPMPGDIIAINGQNKKCLSGYSNVNVAIECRNNMEINVRLHEYYGIESISLVSPDACQEMGTFRILFNAFGEPFCSKLATPLTQPLRIILTKNNQSKTICVLHKTGFSFISKDDQCRI
- a CDS encoding glycosyltransferase family 39 protein, with protein sequence MTSKKYSKDSLRSYLQLRLAIWLEKHSHTKRKFTIIDVWFVILLSINILSLLFMVSEISISFKESEKLLFPSSLLFWWIDFVTEIFGANDYSLRGSCIAIHCCNVILLYMIGRLYLKKPSDSLFLVAIYMLLPGINFSAILLYESGFIIFMLLLICYIHLRYKRIPYILIFAGGLLNLALSVLFIALGIYAIRHKKTKTFIACIVGFGINMFAYSSDIGGTPSAHFLDALGELAMLFSPFLFLYYIYALYAGVARRKDDTLMIYISVSGLILTLLLSFRQEINIMNFAPLCVVGLPIMVFDFFNNMRVRLKIYRLKFKVRIFIICGVLCLETFMIFGNKLTYLFSPKPNFASNYYIAKDLAHILLSSNINGIKIQDHKLALRLNFYGINAGNTYCLYSDTKHQTKHKGETITIKYLGVVVARYTLVKNNACRI
- the ilvA gene encoding threonine ammonia-lyase; amino-acid sequence: MLPLQKIQEARQTIAPIIEYIPLSFAPRLSSLLQTNIYLKKENLQRTGAFKIRGAFNKIASMDKKLRANGVIAASAGNHAQGVAYSASYFQIPAIIVMPEATPLLKVLSTKSLGAEVVLHGDNYDESYAKAAQIAKERNLSFIHPFADEEVIAGQGTIALEMIEDQDLDYVLVPIGGGGLISGILSAYKALKPHTKIIGITAKGAPAMRESFYSKQIHNAKSVRTIADGIAVRDVNVLNFSYICEGVDAIIEVDDEEIASAILYLLENQKLVVEGAGATGIAALMHNKLPLKPNDKVGVVLSGGNIDVTMLNLIIQKGLIKSHRRMHFQVVLVDKAGSLQSLTNILTKVDANIVQIDFDRTSASLAYGDAYVIIALETKGESHQKQIRQELKANGYDFKEIL